From one Geoalkalibacter halelectricus genomic stretch:
- a CDS encoding ABC transporter permease, with amino-acid sequence MKEPALLPQAWRLARRELRGGLHGFGVFLACLFLGVFAISSVGSIAASARAGLLADARALLGGDIEARLTHREIDADQRTFLEARGPLSQVVEMRAMARAPATEQRLLVELKAVDELYPLYGDLEIAPRASVAQALAPDDTGVHGALAESALLQRLDIQVGDRVRLGDAEVRISGVLVREPDRTLGAFTLGPRLLVSRAALTETGLLQPGSLVTFGYRLRLPADTVAEQVRAELREAFPDAGWRLRTWREAEPRVRDLIDRMSLNLSLVGLCALLVGGLGVAGAVRGYLGGKVFHIGAMKCVGAPGRVIFTGYLLQVLILGAVGATAGLAAGACVPWVAVRFFGEILPVPLQLGFHPLPLFTSALFGLLIALVFSLKALGVARRVPASVLFRGYAETSRLSPGAGIWCAIAFSAAGLALLTLLTSPDRRLALWFILGALACFAIFRGLSALIIVLARRAPRPSQPSLRLALANIHRRGSPAGSAVFSLGLGLTSLVIVVLVQTSLNRLVDETVPEEAPAFFFMDIQNEQVAAFEEALAEVAGVTRSERYPTLRGRITAIDGVPVAQARIAPEVRWAVRGDRFLSYSAEPTESAEVVAGNWWPSDYRGPPLLSLTTDVAEGFGVGVGDTLTVNVLGREITAEIANLRRVDWSTLDLNFALLFAPGTLEGAPHTHIATVYIAAEEETALLRAITDRFPNVSAIGTRDVLANVARTIERIGLVFQAVAAVALVTGFLVLAGALSADQHRRIHDAVIFKVCGATRRDILSAFAAEFLLLGLAAAAISALVGGLAAWGILEGLMNTPFHLSKTTVAMTLGLGLILTLILGLAGTWKALGQKPAVYLRED; translated from the coding sequence ATGAAAGAGCCCGCCCTGCTGCCCCAGGCCTGGCGCTTGGCCCGGCGCGAACTGCGCGGCGGCCTGCACGGCTTCGGCGTGTTCCTCGCTTGCCTGTTTCTCGGCGTATTCGCCATCAGCTCCGTCGGCTCCATCGCCGCCTCGGCACGCGCCGGTCTGCTGGCCGATGCCCGGGCTCTGCTCGGCGGAGATATCGAGGCGCGCCTCACCCACCGCGAAATCGATGCCGACCAGCGGACTTTTCTCGAGGCGCGCGGCCCTTTGTCCCAGGTCGTCGAAATGCGCGCCATGGCGCGCGCTCCGGCCACCGAACAGCGTCTGCTGGTGGAACTCAAGGCGGTGGATGAACTCTACCCCCTTTACGGCGATCTCGAAATCGCGCCGCGCGCCTCCGTCGCCCAGGCGTTGGCTCCCGACGACACCGGGGTGCATGGGGCCCTGGCCGAGTCGGCCCTGTTGCAACGCCTCGACATCCAGGTGGGGGACCGGGTGCGGCTCGGGGACGCCGAGGTGCGCATCAGCGGGGTGCTGGTGCGCGAGCCCGATCGCACCCTGGGAGCCTTCACCCTGGGGCCGCGCCTGCTCGTCAGCCGCGCGGCCCTCACCGAAACCGGCCTGCTGCAGCCGGGCAGCCTGGTGACCTTCGGCTACCGCCTGCGCCTGCCGGCCGATACGGTGGCCGAACAGGTCCGTGCCGAACTCCGGGAGGCTTTTCCCGATGCCGGATGGCGGTTGCGCACCTGGCGCGAAGCCGAGCCGCGGGTGCGGGATCTGATCGACCGCATGAGTCTCAATCTGTCCCTGGTGGGGCTTTGCGCCCTGCTGGTCGGCGGGTTGGGCGTCGCCGGGGCGGTGCGCGGCTATCTGGGTGGCAAGGTGTTTCACATCGGCGCGATGAAATGCGTCGGGGCGCCGGGACGGGTGATTTTTACCGGCTATCTGTTACAGGTCCTGATCCTGGGGGCGGTGGGGGCTACGGCCGGACTGGCGGCCGGGGCGTGCGTGCCCTGGGTTGCCGTGCGGTTTTTCGGGGAGATCCTGCCGGTGCCGTTGCAGCTCGGCTTTCACCCGCTGCCGCTGTTCACCTCGGCGCTGTTCGGTCTGCTCATCGCCCTGGTGTTTTCTCTCAAGGCGTTGGGTGTCGCACGGCGGGTGCCGGCCTCGGTGCTGTTTCGCGGTTACGCTGAAACCTCGCGATTGTCGCCCGGGGCAGGCATCTGGTGCGCCATCGCGTTTTCAGCGGCGGGATTGGCCCTGCTCACCCTGCTGACCAGCCCCGATCGCCGTCTCGCGCTCTGGTTCATTCTCGGGGCGCTGGCCTGTTTCGCCATCTTTCGCGGGCTCTCGGCGCTGATCATCGTGCTGGCGCGGCGGGCGCCGCGCCCCTCACAACCCAGCCTGCGCCTGGCCCTCGCCAATATCCACCGGCGCGGCTCGCCGGCGGGCAGTGCGGTCTTTTCCCTGGGCCTGGGATTGACCTCCCTGGTGATCGTGGTTCTGGTTCAGACCAGCCTCAACCGCCTGGTCGATGAAACGGTGCCCGAGGAAGCGCCGGCGTTTTTCTTCATGGACATCCAGAACGAGCAGGTCGCCGCCTTCGAGGAGGCGCTGGCCGAGGTTGCGGGTGTCACCCGCAGTGAGCGCTATCCGACCCTGCGCGGGCGCATCACCGCCATTGACGGAGTTCCCGTCGCCCAAGCCCGGATCGCTCCGGAGGTGCGTTGGGCGGTGCGCGGCGATCGTTTTCTGAGCTACAGTGCCGAGCCTACGGAGAGCGCCGAGGTGGTGGCCGGGAATTGGTGGCCGTCGGATTACCGGGGGCCGCCGCTGCTGTCCCTGACCACCGATGTCGCCGAGGGCTTCGGCGTCGGCGTCGGCGACACCCTGACGGTCAACGTCCTCGGGCGCGAGATCACCGCCGAAATCGCCAACCTGCGGCGCGTCGACTGGTCGACCCTGGATCTCAACTTTGCGCTGTTGTTCGCGCCGGGCACCCTGGAGGGCGCACCCCACACGCATATCGCCACGGTCTATATCGCCGCCGAGGAAGAAACCGCCTTGCTGCGCGCCATCACCGATCGGTTCCCCAACGTCTCCGCCATCGGCACCCGGGACGTGTTGGCCAATGTGGCGCGCACCATCGAGCGCATCGGGCTGGTGTTCCAGGCCGTGGCGGCGGTGGCCCTGGTTACGGGCTTTCTGGTGCTGGCCGGAGCGCTGTCCGCCGATCAGCACCGCCGCATCCACGATGCAGTGATCTTCAAGGTATGCGGCGCCACGCGGCGCGACATCCTCAGTGCATTTGCGGCTGAATTTCTGCTGTTGGGCCTGGCCGCCGCCGCCATCAGCGCCCTGGTGGGTGGGCTGGCCGCTTGGGGCATCCTTGAGGGATTGATGAATACGCCCTTTCACCTGAGCAAAACCACGGTGGCGATGACTTTGGGCCTGGGTCTGATTCTGACTTTGATCCTGGGCCTGGCGGGCACCTGGAAGGCTCTGGGGCAGAAGCCGGCGGTCTATCTGCGGGAGGATTGA